The Starkeya sp. ORNL1 DNA window GGCCGACCTCTGGAACGGCTGCGGGAAACGCTGCGGGAGCTGGCAATCGAGAAGACCTCGCAATCCGAACCTGAGGATCACGCCGCGATCGTGTGCGAGATCATGGCCGGATTGATCGGCGGGAACATAGCAGCGCCGGCCGGCGCCGACCGCGAATTCTTCAAGGCGCATGTGGTGCCGTGGTTCAGGTCGTTCTTCGTCGATCTGGAAAAGTCTAACGCGACAGCGTTCTACGTGCATGTCGGCACGCTTGGCCGCGTCTTCATCGATATCGAAACCGAGGCATTTAGCTTAGAAGGTTGATGCGGCACAAAGCGGAATATTGGCGAGACATCGACAAATGATCATATTGCGAATAGACCATACAATGCTCTCGAGCAGAGACAAAAATTGGAGGCTTTGATGCGGGCGTTCATCGC harbors:
- a CDS encoding molecular chaperone TorD family protein is translated as MNTDLDPTIDDLDHARAQEYALLATLLMRNPDAAVLERLALLRGNDSPLGLAHAALGAAAASANAETVRREYFDLFAGLGENGLMPYASFYLAGSLYGRPLERLRETLRELAIEKTSQSEPEDHAAIVCEIMAGLIGGNIAAPAGADREFFKAHVVPWFRSFFVDLEKSNATAFYVHVGTLGRVFIDIETEAFSLEG